The following coding sequences are from one Leptospira mayottensis 200901116 window:
- a CDS encoding YfeK family protein, with amino-acid sequence MIKKLTCVFVVLFFISISAEESSDFRNDLNSLMAVFESCECKFIRNGVEHGPKEARAHMEKKLKVVEGRIQTIPEFIDYIGSKSSVSGKPYLVKFADGKTKESGVWLKEKWEEILKEKNSSTNSTRKKKN; translated from the coding sequence ATGATAAAGAAACTAACGTGTGTATTCGTTGTTCTCTTTTTTATTTCAATTTCTGCGGAAGAAAGTTCCGATTTTAGAAATGATTTAAACTCTCTTATGGCTGTATTCGAATCCTGTGAATGTAAATTCATCCGAAACGGTGTCGAACATGGTCCAAAGGAAGCCAGAGCACACATGGAAAAAAAGCTGAAAGTGGTGGAAGGAAGAATTCAAACTATCCCGGAGTTTATAGATTATATTGGTTCCAAATCCAGTGTATCCGGAAAACCGTATCTCGTAAAATTTGCGGATGGTAAGACTAAGGAATCCGGAGTTTGGTTGAAAGAGAAATGGGAGGAAATTTTAAAAGAAAAGAATTCCTCCACAAACTCGACCAGAAAAAAGAAGAATTAA
- a CDS encoding TetR/AcrR family transcriptional regulator: MFRKDGSPLYPLNRDYKNSRERILEGAAVAFSRSGFHGTSLREISKECGLEQPSIYHHFHSKENLFRKTLIATHLLVLNEIRRRVIRGQGLHVEVVSIFKAVAETAKIYPDKTRLPFSLIYSAPVNLQNEYTERYGNQYRKLLEAAFERSDSIGRKEEKLSLCVDLLYSLILACSVEVLYLDRVSGLEDRVRLILEF, from the coding sequence GTGTTCAGGAAAGACGGAAGTCCTCTATATCCCTTGAATAGAGACTACAAGAATTCGCGTGAAAGGATTTTAGAGGGAGCGGCGGTCGCGTTTTCTAGATCAGGTTTTCACGGAACTTCCCTAAGAGAAATCAGTAAAGAATGTGGATTAGAACAACCGAGTATTTATCATCACTTTCATTCTAAAGAAAATCTTTTTAGAAAGACCTTGATTGCTACACATTTGCTCGTTCTCAATGAGATCAGAAGAAGAGTTATTCGGGGCCAAGGCCTTCACGTGGAAGTGGTCTCTATTTTTAAAGCGGTTGCTGAGACCGCAAAGATTTACCCTGATAAGACAAGATTGCCTTTCAGTCTAATCTATTCGGCTCCCGTTAATTTACAGAACGAATACACAGAAAGATACGGTAACCAATATAGAAAATTACTCGAAGCCGCTTTTGAAAGAAGCGACAGTATTGGGAGAAAGGAAGAAAAACTTTCCCTTTGTGTGGATCTTTTGTACAGCTTAATTCTCGCTTGTTCCGTGGAGGTCTTATACTTGGATAGAGTCTCCGGTTTGGAAGATAGAGTCCGATTAATTTTAGAGTTTTAG
- a CDS encoding OmpA/MotB family protein, whose product MKFKTLSIFVLLNLIHCVSNSKYESLLKSYEESKLENQRILGEKANLSRSLNELKRIQEESELRIQEYRGLIATFRSLIDAGKLKIKIIDGRMVVVLSSDILFSVGSAFLSSAGIASIREVTTLLASLEGKRFQIEGHTDDTPTGIKGYTNWELASSRALNVLHTMIKAGMPEERISAASMGASRPALPNTSPENRSANRRIEIVIVPDLTNLPGMEELKKYSN is encoded by the coding sequence ATGAAATTTAAAACTCTTTCCATTTTTGTTCTTTTGAATCTGATTCATTGCGTTTCCAATTCGAAGTACGAGTCTCTCTTAAAGTCTTATGAAGAATCGAAACTTGAAAATCAAAGAATTCTTGGGGAAAAAGCGAATCTTTCTCGTTCTTTGAACGAATTAAAACGAATCCAAGAAGAATCCGAATTAAGAATTCAGGAATACAGAGGACTGATAGCTACTTTCCGTTCTCTAATCGATGCGGGAAAACTCAAAATTAAGATCATCGACGGAAGAATGGTTGTGGTTCTTTCCTCAGATATTCTCTTTTCGGTGGGTTCTGCATTTCTATCGTCCGCCGGAATCGCATCGATTCGGGAAGTGACCACCTTGCTTGCCTCTTTGGAAGGAAAACGTTTTCAAATTGAAGGACATACGGACGATACTCCAACAGGCATCAAAGGCTACACGAATTGGGAATTGGCTTCCTCAAGAGCTCTTAATGTTCTTCATACAATGATTAAGGCCGGAATGCCCGAAGAGAGAATCAGTGCCGCGAGCATGGGAGCTTCCAGACCAGCTCTTCCGAATACTTCCCCCGAAAATCGATCTGCAAATCGAAGGATAGAAATCGTAATCGTTCCTGATTTAACCAATCTTCCCGGAATGGAAGAGCTGAAAAAGTATTCGAATTGA
- a CDS encoding class II glutamine amidotransferase, whose amino-acid sequence MCELLGMSANVPTDICFSLTGLVQRGGKTGPHKDGWGIAFYEGKGLRIFHDPSPGVESKIAAFVQRLPIKSEIVISHIRKANRGKVDLKNTHPFVREFWGFHWTFAHNGQFKKIKEKSLGDFQPVGSTDSEYAFCWLLGKLKKKFKSPPKKEAELFKAVESLMWELYQKGVSNILFSDSRNLYTFCSTKLSWITRKSPFGKARLVDADLSVDFRKVTTPGDRVTVIATQPLTSNEEWTICQPGEFSVWRKGRIVFSNR is encoded by the coding sequence ATGTGTGAACTTCTTGGTATGAGCGCGAATGTCCCGACAGATATTTGTTTCAGTCTGACCGGCCTTGTACAAAGAGGAGGGAAAACAGGACCTCATAAGGATGGATGGGGGATTGCGTTCTATGAAGGGAAGGGACTCCGCATTTTTCACGATCCATCGCCGGGTGTAGAATCTAAAATTGCCGCCTTCGTTCAAAGGCTTCCGATTAAAAGTGAAATTGTGATCAGCCATATTCGTAAGGCAAACCGCGGAAAAGTGGACCTGAAAAATACACACCCATTTGTTCGGGAATTTTGGGGTTTTCACTGGACTTTTGCTCATAACGGACAGTTTAAAAAAATCAAGGAAAAATCCCTCGGTGATTTTCAACCGGTAGGAAGTACGGATTCGGAATATGCATTCTGTTGGCTTTTGGGAAAGTTGAAGAAGAAGTTCAAAAGTCCTCCTAAGAAAGAAGCCGAACTTTTCAAGGCCGTTGAATCTTTGATGTGGGAGCTATATCAAAAAGGAGTTTCCAACATTCTCTTCAGCGATTCCAGAAATCTATATACGTTCTGCTCCACAAAACTTTCTTGGATCACCCGAAAATCTCCCTTTGGAAAGGCCCGGCTTGTAGACGCGGATCTCAGCGTGGATTTTCGAAAAGTCACAACTCCGGGAGATAGAGTCACTGTGATCGCAACTCAGCCTCTTACTTCTAACGAAGAATGGACGATCTGTCAACCGGGCGAGTTTTCCGTTTGGAGAAAAGGTCGAATTGTATTTTCCAACCGGTGA
- a CDS encoding alcohol dehydrogenase catalytic domain-containing protein produces MKIQFSAMDYRSDDTFEKADYQFEGSLEKGWDISRNGKEYLHLGPGYKLLKSKLCGVCSTDLSRRFLPFPLPQVIGHEVIAEDVEFRDGIKQKYVVEINDTFEARGEIPFDEFCKEGIPSHSPERKVLGIDRLPGGFGPYILAPQSAAIPFRNLPDKTAVLIEPFAASLQAVIASPPKNGDNVAVLGPRRLGSLVISALVAFRESSGIQFKISALARHDHLLKLSLDLGADEVIDLRKENLMSLKDRFAIVYDTTSTTSGFESAIQLSNRELHLKTTNGQEVFGVGKLTELVVDELSLLKFTDENLGFHWEKEARSNRTVYVAGNVGKISLPSHFKVYYGSVEEAEKILFSKDFEGRVPRFDLGIAGTAEEIDLLIRPSHRHENSLIRPRSAILFKGESKGNRLLEFLNSGKSIRSSRCGDFHLAIKLLQENEKVSEALEKNMVTHTYSPEKLSQAFTTARTPEAIKVVIEHV; encoded by the coding sequence ATGAAAATTCAATTCTCAGCTATGGACTATCGTTCGGACGATACTTTCGAAAAGGCCGATTATCAGTTCGAAGGAAGTTTGGAAAAAGGTTGGGACATTTCCAGAAACGGAAAAGAATATCTCCATCTAGGCCCGGGTTATAAACTTTTAAAATCCAAACTCTGTGGAGTTTGTTCCACGGATCTTTCCCGACGATTTCTTCCATTTCCACTTCCACAAGTAATCGGACACGAGGTCATTGCTGAAGACGTCGAATTCCGCGACGGAATCAAACAGAAATACGTTGTCGAGATCAATGACACGTTCGAAGCAAGGGGAGAAATTCCTTTCGACGAATTTTGTAAGGAAGGAATTCCGTCTCACAGTCCCGAAAGAAAGGTTTTAGGCATCGATAGGCTTCCGGGTGGATTCGGTCCTTACATATTAGCTCCTCAAAGTGCGGCGATTCCTTTTCGAAATCTTCCCGATAAAACAGCGGTTTTGATCGAACCATTTGCCGCTTCTTTACAAGCCGTGATTGCTTCTCCACCTAAAAACGGTGACAACGTTGCGGTCTTGGGGCCGAGAAGATTGGGAAGTCTTGTTATATCTGCGTTAGTCGCCTTTAGAGAGTCTTCCGGAATCCAGTTTAAGATTTCCGCTTTAGCGAGACACGATCATCTTTTAAAACTTTCTCTTGATCTGGGAGCAGATGAAGTCATTGATCTTCGAAAGGAAAACCTCATGTCTCTCAAAGATCGTTTTGCGATCGTCTACGACACAACGAGTACTACGTCCGGCTTTGAAAGTGCGATCCAGCTTTCAAATAGAGAGTTACATCTTAAAACCACGAATGGACAGGAAGTTTTTGGCGTCGGAAAGCTCACGGAATTGGTCGTCGACGAACTATCCCTATTGAAATTCACGGATGAGAATTTGGGTTTTCACTGGGAAAAAGAAGCTCGTTCCAATCGAACAGTATATGTTGCGGGTAACGTTGGAAAAATATCCCTACCATCTCACTTCAAAGTATATTACGGAAGCGTTGAGGAAGCTGAAAAAATCCTTTTTTCCAAGGATTTCGAAGGTCGCGTGCCTCGTTTCGATTTGGGAATTGCAGGAACCGCCGAGGAAATCGATCTTTTGATTCGCCCGAGTCATCGTCACGAGAATTCTCTCATTCGCCCAAGAAGCGCAATTCTTTTTAAAGGGGAATCTAAGGGAAATCGTTTATTAGAGTTTTTGAATTCTGGTAAATCAATTCGTTCTTCCCGATGTGGGGATTTTCATCTCGCCATCAAACTCCTGCAGGAAAACGAAAAAGTTTCGGAGGCTTTGGAGAAGAATATGGTGACTCACACTTATTCTCCGGAAAAACTTTCCCAGGCTTTTACAACCGCTCGTACACCGGAAGCGATCAAAGTAGTGATTGAACATGTCTGA
- the polA gene encoding DNA polymerase I, translating to MKRLLIIDGHAFVFRAYYAFGASNLTNSKTGKPSGATFGFFKMLFKLLQDYTPTHVAMTFDPGGPLERGKAFEDYKANRKPMPEDLRPQIKEVMETLEKIGFKVLKMEGHEADDIIGTLCETYRATAKEILIFSGDKDLYQLLEKKNIKMLRGKKGVTEFVEIDSTWVKEELGIDVKQIPDYMGIVGDTSDNIPGVKGIGDKGASKLLQEYKTLDGIYKNLDKIKNPSMQTKLSEQKENAYLSKQLATIRRDLKLGITEKDIETPDYKSDHAIIYFKSQGYNVLSRDLAKSAGKEVPKDSETTTDTQETQTIPPGEKGSYKLITTIEELSKICRGLLKSRVLSVDTETTSPNPAMAELLGISFSNQEKTGFYVSVKNNASLFQDKSFSLEEVREHLGPVLSSQVPKVGQNIKYDLIVLENHDFILNNIQFDTMLASYVIQPEGRRHNMDALAKDLLNYDTITYDDLVGTGKKKKELTDIDPEQVAEYAAEDADITFRLYQIFRKKIKESGVEPILRNIEMPLISVLAKMENTGIALDVPYFEELARDFDREIRHLESEIHRQAGRSFNIASTKELQKILFDDLKLKIVKKTQTGYSTDHEVLEELLGEHPIVEKLLDYRKYTKLKSTYVDALPKMVNPRTGRIHTSYNQTIAATGRLSSTDPNLQNIPIRDREGRLLRKGFTVDSDEYEILSLDYSQIELRIMAHISKDPAMLEAYNHGLDIHIRTAAALYGVPEKEVTSEMRDKAKVVNFSVIYGVTPYGLSRNLRIPRDEAKSFIERYMAQYPGVKSYMESMVEFAEKNGYVQTLTGRRRPIVDINSTHKSAKEAAKRVAINSPVQGTSADMIKIAMIRIHEDIEKKHYKSRMLLQVHDELVFEVHKKEKEEFKTSMKKHMENAMPLDLPILVEGKFGVNWDEAH from the coding sequence ATGAAACGTCTGCTTATCATCGACGGGCACGCATTTGTATTTAGGGCGTATTATGCATTCGGGGCTTCCAATCTCACAAATTCCAAAACCGGGAAGCCCAGCGGAGCCACATTCGGTTTTTTTAAAATGCTTTTTAAACTTCTTCAGGATTACACTCCGACCCATGTAGCGATGACTTTTGACCCCGGAGGCCCCCTGGAAAGAGGAAAAGCTTTTGAGGACTACAAGGCCAATCGAAAACCCATGCCGGAGGATCTTCGTCCCCAGATAAAGGAAGTGATGGAAACCCTCGAAAAGATCGGTTTTAAAGTCCTAAAAATGGAAGGTCACGAAGCCGACGACATCATCGGAACTCTCTGTGAAACTTACCGAGCAACCGCGAAAGAGATCCTAATCTTTTCCGGGGATAAGGACTTATATCAATTATTAGAAAAAAAGAATATAAAAATGCTTCGCGGAAAAAAAGGAGTCACCGAATTTGTGGAAATCGATTCCACGTGGGTAAAAGAAGAATTGGGCATAGACGTAAAACAAATTCCCGACTACATGGGAATCGTCGGCGACACTTCAGATAATATTCCCGGTGTGAAAGGGATCGGTGACAAAGGAGCATCCAAACTTCTTCAGGAATACAAAACTTTAGATGGGATTTATAAGAATTTAGATAAAATCAAAAACCCTTCGATGCAAACGAAACTTTCAGAACAAAAAGAAAATGCTTATCTTTCCAAACAGCTCGCAACGATTCGAAGGGATCTGAAATTAGGAATCACCGAAAAGGATATAGAAACACCCGATTACAAATCGGACCATGCAATTATTTATTTCAAATCGCAGGGTTATAACGTTCTTTCAAGAGACCTCGCCAAATCCGCAGGAAAAGAGGTTCCCAAAGATTCCGAAACTACCACCGATACACAGGAAACCCAAACAATTCCCCCTGGAGAAAAAGGATCTTATAAACTCATAACGACCATAGAAGAGCTTTCAAAAATTTGCAGAGGACTTCTGAAGTCCAGAGTTCTTTCGGTAGATACGGAAACCACTTCGCCGAATCCTGCCATGGCGGAACTTTTGGGAATCTCTTTTTCCAATCAAGAAAAAACAGGCTTCTACGTTTCCGTAAAAAATAACGCTTCCTTATTTCAAGATAAGTCTTTTAGCCTGGAGGAAGTTCGAGAACATTTGGGTCCAGTATTGTCCAGTCAAGTTCCGAAAGTTGGACAAAACATCAAATACGATCTCATAGTATTAGAAAATCATGATTTTATATTGAATAATATCCAATTCGACACAATGCTCGCTTCCTACGTAATCCAACCCGAAGGAAGACGTCATAACATGGACGCTCTTGCAAAAGATCTTTTGAATTACGACACGATCACTTATGACGATCTTGTCGGTACGGGAAAGAAAAAGAAAGAACTGACAGACATCGATCCGGAGCAGGTTGCGGAATACGCCGCCGAAGACGCGGACATTACCTTCAGGCTCTATCAAATTTTTCGGAAGAAAATCAAGGAATCAGGAGTGGAACCGATTCTACGGAATATAGAGATGCCTTTGATTTCTGTACTCGCGAAGATGGAAAATACCGGTATCGCTCTCGACGTTCCTTATTTTGAGGAATTAGCTCGTGACTTTGATCGCGAAATCCGTCATCTGGAATCCGAAATTCACAGACAAGCAGGCAGATCGTTTAACATTGCTTCTACGAAAGAGCTACAGAAAATTCTTTTTGATGATTTGAAATTAAAAATCGTCAAAAAAACTCAGACCGGTTATTCAACCGATCACGAGGTTTTAGAAGAACTCCTAGGAGAACATCCGATTGTAGAAAAACTTTTGGACTATAGAAAGTACACCAAACTCAAGTCCACATACGTCGATGCTCTTCCCAAAATGGTAAATCCTCGAACCGGAAGAATTCACACAAGCTACAATCAAACAATCGCAGCTACAGGAAGATTATCCTCCACGGATCCGAATTTACAAAACATTCCGATTCGGGATCGAGAAGGTAGGCTACTTCGAAAAGGATTTACCGTCGATTCTGATGAGTATGAAATTCTAAGTTTGGATTATTCTCAGATTGAACTCAGAATCATGGCTCACATATCCAAGGATCCTGCGATGTTGGAAGCGTACAATCACGGCTTGGATATTCATATAAGGACCGCAGCCGCTCTGTACGGGGTTCCTGAAAAAGAAGTCACATCCGAAATGAGGGATAAGGCCAAAGTCGTCAATTTTTCCGTAATCTACGGAGTAACTCCCTACGGACTCAGTCGCAACCTTAGAATTCCAAGAGACGAAGCAAAATCATTCATTGAACGTTATATGGCACAGTATCCGGGAGTGAAGAGTTATATGGAGTCGATGGTCGAGTTTGCCGAAAAAAACGGTTATGTTCAAACATTAACCGGTCGTCGTCGTCCGATAGTTGACATTAACAGCACTCACAAATCTGCAAAAGAGGCTGCAAAAAGAGTCGCGATCAATAGCCCAGTCCAAGGAACAAGCGCGGATATGATAAAGATTGCGATGATTCGTATCCACGAGGATATCGAGAAAAAACATTACAAATCCAGAATGTTGTTACAAGTTCATGACGAGCTTGTCTTCGAAGTTCACAAAAAGGAAAAGGAAGAGTTCAAAACTTCCATGAAAAAACATATGGAAAATGCGATGCCTTTGGATCTTCCAATCCTTGTGGAAGGAAAATTCGGAGTCAACTGGGACGAAGCCCATTAG
- a CDS encoding glycosyltransferase, producing the protein MILHIDTETGWRGGERQLLLLAEGLKKRKIPQLIVGKPGSALEGRCSDHGLSFQALNMRGEWDFASVKAIRTVVEEKKIKLIHTHTAKAHTLALFAKSKLPDTKLVVSRRVDFSIRKNLFSIWKYKSKRNDLFLTVSNRIREILLRDGVDPAKTVTVHSGIDFSFTKKLPDPTRYKKEFSIKKDTIVIGNVAALVDHKDQKTLLNAIANIDPSKNFKVFIVGEGELRKELENLADTLGISDKIIFTGYRTDVPDIFSLFDIFTLTSKEEGLGTSILDAMAVGLPIVATKGGGIGEMLTHEKGALLAEVGDSDSLAKYYETLMDDVKLRKMFGSFNKESVKRFSIKNTIRKTELAYYSFLGEELFGEKE; encoded by the coding sequence GTGATTTTACATATAGACACAGAAACAGGCTGGAGAGGAGGAGAAAGACAACTCCTACTTTTGGCAGAAGGCTTAAAGAAGCGAAAAATCCCCCAACTCATCGTAGGCAAACCCGGATCCGCTCTGGAAGGACGGTGTTCCGACCATGGGCTTTCGTTCCAAGCCCTCAACATGAGGGGAGAATGGGACTTTGCATCCGTCAAAGCAATCCGCACAGTAGTTGAGGAAAAAAAAATCAAACTCATCCACACGCATACGGCAAAAGCACATACACTTGCCTTGTTCGCAAAATCAAAACTCCCTGATACAAAACTCGTAGTCTCCCGACGAGTCGACTTTAGCATTAGAAAAAACTTATTTTCAATTTGGAAATACAAATCGAAACGAAACGATCTTTTCCTGACCGTATCCAATAGAATTCGTGAAATCTTACTTCGAGACGGAGTCGATCCCGCAAAGACTGTTACCGTTCACAGCGGAATTGATTTCTCTTTTACGAAAAAACTGCCCGATCCGACTCGCTACAAAAAGGAATTCTCGATCAAAAAAGATACGATCGTGATCGGGAACGTGGCCGCACTCGTAGACCACAAAGATCAGAAAACTCTTTTGAACGCGATTGCAAATATTGATCCTTCCAAGAATTTCAAGGTTTTTATCGTCGGCGAAGGCGAACTGAGGAAAGAATTGGAAAATCTCGCAGATACATTAGGGATTTCTGATAAAATAATTTTCACCGGCTATAGAACCGATGTTCCGGATATTTTTTCCCTTTTCGACATTTTCACACTGACTTCCAAAGAAGAAGGACTCGGAACTTCTATATTAGACGCCATGGCTGTTGGCCTTCCAATCGTCGCGACCAAAGGCGGAGGAATCGGAGAAATGCTGACTCACGAAAAAGGAGCCCTTCTCGCAGAAGTTGGAGACTCGGATTCCTTAGCAAAATATTACGAAACTCTTATGGATGATGTAAAACTTCGTAAAATGTTCGGAAGCTTCAATAAAGAATCCGTCAAAAGATTTTCCATCAAAAACACGATTCGAAAAACGGAACTCGCCTATTATTCCTTTTTAGGCGAAGAACTCTTCGGAGAAAAAGAATGA
- a CDS encoding GNAT family N-acetyltransferase, with amino-acid sequence MGTSFVGNNNTKTERKLEVRIAENQLEIERTLALRYEVFNLELGEGLPQSAATRKDRDEYDLFCDHLIVIDKNRENKIVGTYRILRRSVAKQNLGFYSDNEFDITKIYELDAETAEIGRSCVHPEYRDGSVISMLWAGLGAYMQKHNVRYLFGCGSIHNTDTRSANEVYAYLKDKNALVRKEFDVTPLPGFEIPGFDPNYQVDDIKAVYKRIPALIKGYIRAGSQICGIPAWDKVFKTIDFFILFDVRDIQSKYGKHFLD; translated from the coding sequence ATGGGAACGAGTTTCGTAGGTAACAACAATACCAAAACAGAACGAAAACTAGAAGTCAGGATCGCCGAAAATCAGTTGGAAATAGAGCGAACTCTCGCACTTCGTTATGAAGTTTTCAATCTAGAATTGGGTGAAGGGCTGCCACAATCTGCAGCAACGCGCAAAGACAGAGACGAATACGATCTTTTTTGTGACCATTTGATTGTGATCGATAAGAACCGAGAAAACAAAATCGTTGGAACGTATCGAATTCTCCGCAGATCGGTTGCAAAACAAAATCTAGGCTTTTATTCCGACAATGAATTCGATATCACTAAAATTTACGAATTGGACGCAGAAACCGCAGAGATAGGAAGAAGTTGTGTTCATCCCGAATACAGAGACGGATCTGTAATTTCAATGCTCTGGGCTGGGTTAGGAGCTTATATGCAGAAACATAATGTTAGATATCTTTTCGGATGCGGTTCAATTCATAATACCGACACACGATCCGCTAATGAAGTTTACGCTTATTTAAAAGATAAGAACGCTCTTGTAAGAAAAGAATTCGACGTAACTCCTCTTCCGGGTTTTGAAATTCCGGGCTTTGATCCGAACTATCAGGTGGATGATATAAAAGCAGTTTATAAAAGAATTCCGGCCTTGATTAAGGGATATATTAGAGCGGGTTCTCAAATTTGCGGAATTCCCGCTTGGGACAAGGTTTTTAAAACCATCGACTTTTTCATTCTCTTCGATGTTCGTGACATACAATCCAAATACGGAAAACATTTCCTAGATTAA
- a CDS encoding LIC10421/LIC12816 family protein, with amino-acid sequence MKINKLISIISLLGLFATSSLFAVSEEVEDQLLEKAIFESAVTKEQKAAVGNYLKAIAQQKANRAEELRELARRSTGGKFLASSVQSQKYLKQAQLLEKEAQRYQSVLGNF; translated from the coding sequence ATGAAAATAAACAAATTGATTTCTATAATTTCCCTTCTTGGTTTGTTTGCTACAAGTTCTCTATTTGCGGTGTCGGAAGAAGTTGAGGATCAACTTTTGGAAAAGGCGATCTTTGAGAGTGCGGTTACTAAAGAACAAAAGGCTGCGGTTGGAAATTATTTGAAAGCGATTGCGCAACAAAAGGCGAATAGAGCCGAAGAACTTCGAGAACTTGCAAGAAGATCTACGGGCGGAAAGTTTCTCGCAAGTAGTGTTCAATCTCAAAAATATCTGAAACAAGCTCAATTACTGGAAAAAGAAGCTCAAAGATACCAATCCGTTCTTGGAAATTTTTAA
- a CDS encoding DoxX family protein produces the protein MPDLKIISLYTMAALYVIAGILHFVWPRFYLRIMPPYIPYPKLVVYLSGVIEIGFGVMLFFPDTRQLGAWGVILLLIAVFPANLYHYQSRKKTDPPKWVLLLRLPLQLLLIYWAYTFV, from the coding sequence ATGCCAGATTTGAAAATCATCAGCCTTTATACGATGGCGGCTCTTTATGTTATTGCGGGAATACTTCATTTTGTATGGCCGAGATTTTATCTGAGAATCATGCCACCTTATATTCCTTATCCTAAATTAGTCGTTTATTTGAGTGGTGTGATTGAAATCGGATTCGGAGTCATGCTATTTTTTCCAGATACGAGACAACTTGGTGCTTGGGGAGTGATCCTTCTTCTGATCGCAGTATTTCCTGCAAATTTATACCATTATCAATCTAGGAAAAAAACTGATCCTCCCAAGTGGGTTTTACTTTTAAGACTTCCATTGCAGCTTTTATTGATTTACTGGGCCTATACCTTCGTTTAA